The genome window AGGCGGGCGTTAGATTCGGCACTAACTATTTGTTGGATTGAGGAGGCAATTTCGCGATCGACGCGGTTATCTTTCTGCCAGCGTTCCCATTCTCCTTGGATGGTTTTGAGAGCTCGGAGGGTGCGATTTGCCTTTGCTTGTTTGATTTCGTCTTTTTCATTTCTGAGTTGATTTTCGGCGGCATCAAGGCGTTCGCCGAAACAGCGTTCAAAGATTTCGCCAGTACCGGTACTAATGTCTTGCACCAGCATTTGATAAACTTGTTCTTTGGAGCGAATTTGACCTTTGAGGGTGATTTCGACAATTTTGTCGATTAGGGCTAGGTAGCGATCGCGCAATGAGGTAGATTCAGGCATAAGTTATTTTTAGTTAATAAGTTTTTATTGACACCGCAGACCCTATTTCGTGCTGCTACTTAATTTTACAGCTCATCTGGATTAATGCCCATTGCTCGCAGTCGATCGGCTAATGGATTGGCCCGCTGACTTTCAGATTCGGCTAGCTGCCTTTCCAATTGATCTCGCTGTCTTGCAAATCCTTCGGCAACCCGAGCTAAATTGCCATTAACATCATACTAGCGCAGCCACAACCTCTGATGTTGTAAGAAAGAACCTTACCACAAACCCAAACTCAACTTTATTTCCAGTATCCCGAATCGATAACTTGTAAACACTTGTTCGCGGTAAAGGTTGCCAACTCAGCTAAATACTCTCAATTGATTGTTGTATTTGCTAAAAACAAAGTAATAATGAATATTCCAAATTATCTCGTAGATTTGCCACTTAGTCTGCGGTTTGTTTGGTTGCGATTCTATCAGCTAAAAACCTGCATCTTACCTACCTCTTGACAGAAATTAGATGGATTAAATGAGTTACTGCTTCCTCCCAAATGACGTAACTTTTGCCCCACTCTCTGTCTCTGTAAAATCTCAAAACTTCGACAACTAAATACCAATCGGGTCTTTTGTACCAATTGGGATGATTGGATTCGTAGTAGAGATTTATATCGATAGCAGAGAATATACAATCGGCTAGATAATTAGGGATAAATCAGCTACCTCACAACTTTTGTGATTGCCAGGGTAATCTTCGTCGTCAGGCAAGCCTGGGTGCTCCGGGCGTTCACTTGGTAGAGCGTACATCGTCAGCAGCACTTTTGTTTGCGTTGGGCGAATCTCGTATGTACATCGTTATACAATTATCCCTGCGATATGTTAAGGAGATTCAGGCGGTACGGTAATTGTTACATTATAACGCGCTGTAATTTTTTGTGGCAGAAACTCGGTATCCTTGGCAGCGGATTTTTTTGATCGATAACGATCGCCGCTGCTTTTATCAATAAAAATTATCACCTCGCTCCGAGGGTAAATTTAAGTTTTTTGGGGAGAGTTATCAGGTATTATAGTATATAATCCCGATCGCATTTTTAAGTGGCAAAACTCAGATTGTTGAGTGTGATGGTGCGCCCAAGTCGATCGACAAAAAAAGATGACTGCGGGCTGTAAGAAGATGTTGACATACACGAGCTATTTGTGGTAAATTAAGTGGGATAATTTATTATACATCTGCTACCCAATATCTGCGACACAATTAGTGGTGGCTCTGCCAAATTTTTGGTGAGTACAGAAGCCGTTTTCGATCGATAGTTAGACGGCTGCACCAGGACTCAATTAAGACTCTGTTAGTATGTTTACTATTTAGATCTACTGATTTGGAGGTAACAAACAATGAAAGACTTAATAATGGGTTATGCAACCAACTGTAAATTCGATGATTTCTACAGGTTCGTTGTATCAACTCGTCAGCATTGCCAGCCAGATAAAGTTGATATTGTTGTGTTTATTAATGCCTTAGGGGATGAGTTCGCACAGGTAGCTCTCGAAAAAAATATCACCCTTATACCAGTTGAAAATGTGTGGAAGTGGGTTACTAGCTCAAAGATTCTAAATCTCATCTATCACGCAAAGATGGTGGGACTGCAAGCTTTAATTCGACTAAGTTCAGGGTCTAACCGTACCTACTTAGAGGAGGATTATAGGAGTACGGTTGCCAATTGGATTCATCCACTAGCAGGTCGGTGGATTACTTACCATACATTCCTTAAGGTTAACTCCTGTTATCGAATGGTTATGACTTCAGATGTGCGTGATGTTGTTTTCCAAGCTTCTCCCTTCGATGACTTAGACTCTAGTAAGCTTCACGTTTTTGAAGAAGCAGGTATTTATTTTGGAGCGCCCACTAAAGAAAATGTAGATAGTGAATGGGTGAGTGCTGTTTATGGGAAAAAAACTCTTGAAAAACTGTTGGGAAAACCTATACTCTGTGCAGGGACAGTATTAGGAGGAAACCATCTCATGATGCAATTAATTGAATTAATGGTGTTGGAGGCTCAACGCCATCGTCGTAAGCCTCTCGATCAAGCAATGTTCAATAAGGTGGTTAACTATGAATTTCCCAGTAACCAAACGGTGAAACATAATTTGAAGAGTGGTGCCGTCCTCACACTTTGTGGAGATCATGAGAGATGTTGGGAGATTCACGATGACAAAGTGATGGTTGACGATCGGCTTGTTCCTGTTATACATATGTACGATCGTGATTCTCGGACTAAGGAATTATTTCTCAGCAAGATTCCAAGTCCACAGAAGTAACCTGTAACCGGATTTGCTTGCGAATTATGTAACTGGCTTACCTTATTGGTTTTAAACTAGAACTCCGGCTTTCTCTGAGACTTGACGACGGCACGCGATTCTTGGAATAACACCGATCGCGATCGCCCTCCAATCCCGGCCTCACCAAAGTAAAAGCCTGAGATTGTTCATCAAACGCACGGATTTGCTTGCAAAGATTCGGATCGGGTTGGCTAATGTACATATTGCTATAATCAACCCCGATTCTATTAGTATTTAACTCTAAATTCCACCTTATCAACAGCCACTAGCTGCGGCACAACAGTTTTAGGTTGTGCACAGATTTTGTTCAAAGCAGAGGCAGCACTACTACCCACAGTTGCATCGGAGTCTTTCAGCAAGAGAATTAGCTGCGGCACAGCAATTTTAGCTTCTGCACCGATCGTTCCCAAAGCATAGTTTGCACGGCTACGCACAGTTGCATCGGAGTCTTTCAGATGGATGGCTGGTTCACCTATTTTTCGTAACAGCTTAATAGCTGCATCAAGTGCCGTTTCATCGTTATTCTTTAACTTCTCAGTGAGGGAGGCAATCTGTTTGGGATTAGCTGTGGGTTCGTCCCCAATTCCAGCAGCAGCATTGTGAGTCAACAGCAAAGGCGATGTGAAAGATAAAAACGAGAAGGCAATTAGGGCAGCTAATCTTTGTCGGCTTAGTTATGGGCTAGAATCCTTGTGTTTGATGAGCCGTCTCAGCCATTTGAATAATTCTGTTTACATTCTCATCAAACTGGTTTCAGCACTCCGGGCTATCTAAATTTGTGCTTGTCCGCCGTGAAATGGATCGCCCTAAATACTGCTTAAAGAGCGCCACTTTAAGAACCTTCGGCAGTCTAAGGCATAATTAGATATCTTATATTCGTTCTATGATGTGTTTATGATTTCCGAACCCCTGACCCTCTCAACAAGCAATCCTGTTTTAGCAGCCAAAGGATTAACTCGTCGTTTTGGTGGTTTAATTGCTGTAAACAACGTATCTTTTACAGTTGAAAAACACGAGATTTTTGGATTGATCGGCCCTAACGGCGCTGGCAAGACAACTCTATTTAATCTCATGACAGGACTGATACCTGCCTCTAGTGGCAACTTGATTTATCAAAATGAAAATATTTCCCAATTGAAGCCTTATCAGATTGCCAATAAAGGTATTGCCAGAACTTTTCAAAATATCCGGTTGTTTGGGGAACTTTCTGCTTTGGACAATGTGGCGATCGCCCGACACATCCACAGTCGATCGGGCAATCCAGTTTTATCGGTGCTGGCGGGGATTTTCGGCTTGCCAGCATCTAACGCAATGGAACGCAAAACCCAGCGGAAAGCCTTAGAATTGTTGGATTTAGTCGGATTGGGCGATCGCGCGGGCGAACAAGCCAAAAACTTGCCCTACGGCGACCAGAGGCGCTTAGAAATTGCCCGCGCTTTAGCCCTAGAACCGCAAATACTCTTGTTAGATGAACCGGCAGCGGGGATGAATCCCAATGAAAAGCACAAATTAAGCGAATTTATCCGAGAAGTGCGCCAACAATTCAATTTAACTGTAATATTGATCGAGCATCATGTACCGCTTGTTATGGGGTTGTGCGATCGAATTGCCGTCTTGCATTTCGGTCAGCTTATTGCCTTGGGCGAACCTGCTGTTGTCAGGAATGACCGGGCGGTAATTGAGGCTTATTTGGGAGATGAAGCATAACTAAGAAACCCGGCGATTGGAAATCGATTCTACACAAACAATGTCCGCCTACGCGGACTAAGAGTAATATTCAAAAATCACATATTGCACCATTATTACACATTCTGTAGGGGCGGGCTTACCCACAATAATTGCCTAAAAATAACAATCTCATAAACCCGCCCCCACCCAACAGTAAATCGCAATGTACCTCAAACTCAAAGTCACATAAAATGCACGACAGCCCACCCAAAACCACCCAAAACATCCTCTTAGAACTCAAGAATATTTCTGTAAATTATGGTGGCATTCAAGCCATACAAAATATTAATCTCACGATTAATGCGGGCGAGGTTGTCAGTCTCATCGGTGCCAACGGTGCGGGCAAAAGTACCACATTGAGAGCTATTTCCAAAATAGTTAATATAAACCAAGGACAAATTATTTATAGCGGGCGCGATATTACCCGCCGCCAAGCTCATGAAGTTGTGAAATTGGGAATCGCCCACAGTCCAGAAGGGAGGAGGGTTTTGGCGCAGCAAACGGTGTTGAGTAACTTGGAATTGGGGGCCTATATTCGATCGGACTCGGCGGCCGTAAAAGCCGATTTAGAGCGCCAATTTGAGATATTTCCGCGCTTGGCAGAAAGACGCCGCCAGCTAGCAGGAACTCTCAGCGGCGGGGAACAGCAAATGCTGGCGATCGCCCGTGCTCTGATGAGCCGCCCGAAACTGCTATTATTAGACGAGCCTAGTTTAGGCTTAGCACCCGCGATCGTCAA of Oscillatoria nigro-viridis PCC 7112 contains these proteins:
- a CDS encoding ABC transporter ATP-binding protein, which translates into the protein MISEPLTLSTSNPVLAAKGLTRRFGGLIAVNNVSFTVEKHEIFGLIGPNGAGKTTLFNLMTGLIPASSGNLIYQNENISQLKPYQIANKGIARTFQNIRLFGELSALDNVAIARHIHSRSGNPVLSVLAGIFGLPASNAMERKTQRKALELLDLVGLGDRAGEQAKNLPYGDQRRLEIARALALEPQILLLDEPAAGMNPNEKHKLSEFIREVRQQFNLTVILIEHHVPLVMGLCDRIAVLHFGQLIALGEPAVVRNDRAVIEAYLGDEA
- a CDS encoding ABC transporter ATP-binding protein yields the protein MHDSPPKTTQNILLELKNISVNYGGIQAIQNINLTINAGEVVSLIGANGAGKSTTLRAISKIVNINQGQIIYSGRDITRRQAHEVVKLGIAHSPEGRRVLAQQTVLSNLELGAYIRSDSAAVKADLERQFEIFPRLAERRRQLAGTLSGGEQQMLAIARALMSRPKLLLLDEPSLGLAPAIVKEIFAIIQNLRSTGVTILLVEQNASLALQIADRGYVLEAGNITLTGIGADLLNDERVRSAYLG
- a CDS encoding HEAT repeat domain-containing protein, which produces MTHNAAAGIGDEPTANPKQIASLTEKLKNNDETALDAAIKLLRKIGEPAIHLKDSDATVRSRANYALGTIGAEAKIAVPQLILLLKDSDATVGSSAASALNKICAQPKTVVPQLVAVDKVEFRVKY